The following coding sequences lie in one Methanothermobacter sp. MT-2 genomic window:
- a CDS encoding thiol:fumarate reductase, subunit B — MIKVKILRFDPEKDKEPYIEEYKIPYKEKMKILDALNLINDMYGANIAFRSSCRAGQCGSCAVKMDGEVVLACKAEIKDESLIEPLDFPVIKDLIVDRSEIDEKAREMKLYLESTGKGLQEIRPEDYMDSKKLRSCIECFSCIAACPVIKESSEFAGPYFMNYLSKFAFDPRDKANRAKEGFKEGLYCCTTCAKCEEVCPKQLNLPGDAIEKLRALACKQEIGPLEAHKKVKKLIEETGRSVEQIQEGFIESLKLDGKNPRIGFFTGCLVDYRIPEVGLALLKVLKKHGIEIDVPPDQVCCGSPMIRTGQTDIVKELVAKNKKALQKYDTIITVCAGCGSTLKNDYPKYGVKLNVLDISELLADNLNTKEMKPVNMKVTYHDPCHLARGQGIRLEPRKILKKIKGLEFIEMEKPDQCCGSGGGVKSGKPDLAYSLGKKKAEMIKKLGVDAVITICPFCQLHIKDSLEREGLKDVKVMNILELLDLAYRENGRKDKKT; from the coding sequence ATGATAAAGGTTAAAATCTTAAGGTTCGACCCGGAAAAGGACAAGGAACCATACATTGAGGAATACAAGATCCCCTACAAGGAGAAGATGAAGATATTAGATGCTCTTAACCTAATCAATGACATGTATGGGGCTAACATAGCCTTTAGAAGTTCTTGTAGGGCTGGGCAGTGCGGATCCTGCGCGGTTAAAATGGACGGCGAAGTCGTACTAGCATGTAAAGCAGAAATAAAAGACGAGTCACTGATAGAACCGTTGGATTTCCCAGTTATAAAAGATCTTATAGTTGACAGGAGCGAAATCGATGAAAAAGCCCGGGAGATGAAATTATACCTAGAATCAACAGGGAAAGGACTTCAAGAGATCAGACCAGAAGATTACATGGACTCAAAAAAACTTAGAAGTTGTATTGAATGCTTCTCATGCATAGCAGCCTGTCCAGTTATAAAAGAAAGCTCAGAATTCGCAGGACCATACTTCATGAATTACCTTTCAAAATTCGCATTCGACCCAAGAGACAAAGCAAACAGAGCCAAAGAAGGATTCAAAGAAGGACTATACTGTTGCACAACCTGTGCAAAATGTGAAGAAGTCTGCCCAAAACAATTAAACCTGCCAGGAGACGCCATCGAAAAACTAAGAGCACTAGCATGTAAACAGGAAATCGGACCCCTAGAAGCCCATAAAAAAGTTAAAAAGCTCATAGAAGAAACCGGAAGATCAGTCGAACAAATCCAAGAAGGCTTCATAGAATCCCTAAAATTAGATGGGAAAAATCCAAGGATAGGATTCTTCACAGGATGCCTCGTAGACTACAGGATACCAGAAGTGGGACTAGCACTACTCAAAGTACTTAAAAAACATGGGATAGAAATCGACGTACCCCCAGACCAAGTATGCTGCGGATCACCCATGATACGCACTGGACAAACCGACATAGTAAAAGAACTCGTAGCCAAAAACAAAAAAGCCCTACAAAAATACGACACCATCATAACAGTCTGCGCAGGCTGCGGCTCCACACTAAAAAACGACTACCCAAAATATGGCGTCAAACTAAACGTCCTAGACATAAGCGAACTTTTAGCAGACAACCTCAACACAAAAGAAATGAAACCAGTTAACATGAAAGTAACCTACCACGACCCATGCCACCTCGCAAGAGGACAAGGAATACGACTAGAACCAAGAAAAATACTCAAAAAAATAAAAGGCCTAGAATTCATTGAAATGGAAAAACCAGACCAATGCTGCGGCTCCGGAGGAGGTGTCAAATCAGGCAAACCAGACCTAGCATACAGTCTAGGTAAAAAAAAGGCAGAGATGATAAAAAAACTAGGCGTTGACGCCGTGATAACAATATGCCCATTCTGCCAACTACACATAAAAGACTCCCTAGAAAGAGAAGGCCTAAAAGACGTTAAAGTTATGAATATACTGGAATTACTAGACCTAGCATATAGAGAAAATGGAAGAAAGGATAAAAAAACTTGA
- a CDS encoding deoxycytidine triphosphate deaminase yields the protein MAILSDRDIKKCLKDGLIIIDPLEDPERQIQPSSVDLRIGNEFKGFKIIRKPCIDPQEPEDIESYMKSYHIKDGESFIIHPGEFTLATTYEYIGLPDNLVARVEGRSSIGRLGITMHVTAGYIDPGFHGKITLEISNIGKMPVALYPKQRVCQIVFETMTSPAEKPYGHPERESKYMGQLKPETSKIKDDYELKKFRIYQKKIGDK from the coding sequence ATGGCAATCCTAAGCGACCGTGACATAAAAAAGTGCCTAAAGGATGGTCTGATAATCATAGACCCACTAGAAGACCCAGAAAGGCAAATACAACCATCATCAGTAGATCTCAGGATAGGAAACGAATTCAAAGGATTCAAGATCATAAGAAAACCATGCATAGACCCCCAGGAACCAGAAGACATAGAATCCTACATGAAATCATACCACATAAAAGACGGAGAATCCTTCATAATACACCCAGGAGAATTTACATTAGCCACAACATACGAATATATAGGACTACCAGACAACCTTGTTGCAAGAGTAGAAGGAAGATCATCCATAGGAAGACTCGGAATCACCATGCACGTCACAGCAGGCTACATAGACCCAGGATTCCACGGCAAAATCACACTAGAAATCTCAAACATTGGAAAAATGCCAGTAGCACTCTACCCAAAACAACGAGTATGCCAAATAGTATTCGAAACAATGACATCACCAGCAGAAAAACCCTACGGACACCCCGAAAGAGAAAGTAAATATATGGGCCAACTCAAACCCGAAACAAGCAAAATAAAAGACGACTATGAACTCAAAAAATTCAGAATCTATCAGAAAAAAATAGGGGATAAATAA
- a CDS encoding glycyl-tRNA synthetase encodes MSHKEVMKIARKRGFLWSSFEIYSGVAGFVDYGPLGALLKNKIMNKWREYYIIKEGFYEMESPTVMPEEVFKASGHVDHFNDPMTQCKECREVYRADHIIEEATGMEVEGLENQKLTEIISNKKIRCPRCGGHLTHVWSYNLMFQTLIGAKGKKVGYLRPETAQGIFTPFKRLLRFFRNKLPFGVVQLGKAYRNEISPRQGVIRLREFTQAEAEIFVNPKDKTHPKFHTIKSEKLKLYPAEKQEKGEEPTTLTAGEAVKKGIISSEILTYHLWLAKKFLIDIGIPENVIRFRQHLPTEMAHYAIDCWDVEIQTNRYGWIEIIGIADRTDYDLKSHSEHSKEDLKVFIEYKKPKIIKKEIVKAKMEKIGPKFKKDAAKIIKALEDADPKLVKKELKKNGQFKLEIDKTYILLKEDLEFEEVEETIKGERIFPHVIEPSFGIDRIIYSLLLHSYKKEDERSYFDFPADIAPIEVVVLPLINKEELVQLALKIKEDLRNNGILAEFDTSGTIGRRYARMDEIGVPFAITIDHQSLEDKKATIRNRNDTKQVRIPIKELKTILEDLLKRRKNFQDLLEKP; translated from the coding sequence ATGAGCCACAAAGAAGTTATGAAAATCGCGAGAAAACGAGGATTCCTATGGTCATCCTTTGAAATCTATTCCGGAGTAGCAGGATTCGTAGACTACGGACCACTAGGAGCCCTCCTAAAAAATAAGATCATGAACAAATGGAGAGAATACTACATCATAAAAGAAGGATTCTACGAAATGGAATCCCCAACAGTAATGCCAGAAGAAGTATTCAAAGCCTCAGGACACGTTGACCACTTTAACGACCCAATGACACAATGCAAAGAATGCAGAGAAGTATACAGAGCAGACCACATAATCGAAGAAGCCACAGGAATGGAAGTTGAAGGCCTGGAAAACCAGAAACTCACAGAGATAATCTCAAATAAAAAAATAAGATGTCCACGTTGCGGCGGACACCTCACACATGTATGGAGTTACAACCTCATGTTCCAGACACTAATCGGGGCAAAAGGCAAAAAAGTCGGATACCTAAGACCCGAAACAGCCCAGGGCATATTCACACCATTCAAAAGACTCTTAAGATTCTTCAGAAACAAATTACCCTTTGGTGTAGTGCAACTCGGCAAAGCTTATCGTAACGAAATATCACCCAGACAAGGCGTTATAAGACTCAGAGAATTCACACAAGCAGAAGCAGAAATATTCGTAAACCCCAAAGACAAAACACATCCAAAATTCCACACAATAAAATCAGAAAAACTAAAATTATACCCAGCAGAAAAACAAGAAAAAGGCGAAGAACCCACAACATTAACTGCTGGAGAAGCCGTCAAAAAAGGCATAATATCAAGTGAAATCCTAACATACCATCTCTGGTTAGCGAAAAAATTCCTAATTGACATTGGAATACCTGAAAATGTTATAAGATTCCGCCAACACCTCCCAACAGAAATGGCACACTATGCAATCGACTGCTGGGACGTTGAAATCCAAACCAACAGATACGGATGGATCGAAATAATAGGCATAGCAGACAGAACAGACTACGACCTCAAATCCCACAGCGAACACAGCAAAGAAGACCTAAAAGTCTTCATAGAATACAAAAAACCCAAAATAATAAAAAAAGAGATAGTCAAAGCCAAAATGGAAAAAATAGGCCCAAAATTCAAAAAAGACGCTGCAAAGATTATAAAAGCTCTGGAAGATGCCGATCCAAAACTCGTCAAAAAAGAACTTAAAAAAAATGGCCAATTCAAACTCGAAATAGATAAAACTTACATCCTACTAAAAGAAGATCTTGAATTTGAGGAAGTTGAAGAAACCATAAAAGGGGAAAGGATATTCCCCCATGTAATAGAACCATCATTCGGAATCGACAGAATAATATATTCACTCCTACTACACTCCTATAAAAAAGAAGATGAAAGAAGCTACTTTGACTTCCCAGCAGACATAGCACCAATAGAAGTCGTAGTCCTACCCCTAATAAACAAAGAAGAACTCGTCCAACTAGCATTAAAAATAAAAGAAGATCTTCGAAACAATGGCATACTCGCAGAATTCGACACATCAGGCACAATAGGCAGAAGATACGCCCGAATGGATGAAATAGGAGTTCCATTCGCAATAACAATAGACCACCAATCACTCGAAGACAAAAAAGCCACCATAAGAAACAGAAACGACACAAAACAAGTTCGAATACCAATAAAAGAACTTAAAACAATCCTGGAAGACCTTCTAAAAAGACGGAAGAACTTCCAGGATCTCCTAGAAAAACCATAA
- a CDS encoding TatD-related deoxyribonuclease: MIDSHIHADTRPYEDFEKMAIAGINKTITCAHDPLPMKVSAVNLEHIQRLLEIDTQRAKENGLKLYVAVGIHPRSIPRDYKRVIEKLPQIIEDRKVVAIGEIGIEKGNQLEIKVLKEQLKLADEMKIPVIIHTPRKNKKEITRILIQIIEDNINTSQVIIDHVNTEIIDEVINKDPMLGLTIQPGKMTPFEAVMIMREYDIDKFMLNSDMSSAPSDPLSVPKTAHIMRIEGFSDSEIRKVSSKNAEKFFKI, translated from the coding sequence ATGATAGACTCCCACATACACGCAGATACACGCCCATATGAAGATTTCGAGAAAATGGCGATAGCAGGGATAAATAAAACCATAACATGCGCCCACGACCCCCTACCAATGAAAGTCTCAGCAGTCAACCTCGAACACATACAACGCCTACTAGAAATCGACACCCAACGTGCAAAAGAAAACGGCCTCAAATTATACGTGGCAGTAGGAATCCACCCAAGAAGCATACCAAGAGACTACAAAAGAGTAATAGAAAAACTACCCCAAATCATAGAGGACAGAAAGGTTGTGGCCATAGGAGAAATCGGAATTGAAAAAGGAAACCAACTAGAGATAAAAGTTTTAAAGGAACAATTAAAATTAGCAGATGAGATGAAAATCCCTGTGATAATCCACACACCCCGGAAAAATAAAAAAGAGATAACAAGGATCCTAATCCAGATAATAGAAGATAATATTAACACCTCCCAGGTGATAATAGACCATGTAAACACTGAAATAATCGACGAAGTCATCAATAAAGACCCAATGCTTGGACTCACCATTCAACCAGGTAAAATGACACCATTCGAAGCTGTTATGATAATGAGAGAATATGATATAGACAAGTTCATGCTAAACAGTGACATGAGCTCCGCACCATCAGACCCACTATCGGTACCAAAAACAGCCCATATAATGCGTATTGAAGGCTTCAGTGATTCAGAAATACGTAAAGTCTCCTCAAAAAATGCCGAAAAATTCTTTAAAATATAA
- a CDS encoding fructokinase has protein sequence MGVDKSNLQGVVGGFYLDIVSVGTANIDFILKVPSFVEPDTEMNIEQLHISPGGSALNFAVHISRNGFRAGIIAMVGSDYFGSIIYDRLKDEGVDVGCVSRIHERTGMTFISVDESGRRSIYSFIGANKKLRIGKKEIDCISRAGLIHLGGTYLEIAFPTAEHANILSFAPGALLAVYGMSTLRPILKNTDVLFLNEHELKLLTGESHREGVNLLIDEGVPLIVVTKGSKGSEVYTERDVVRYSVRGVKALDTTGAGDAFAAGFIASWIKGESLNSCLRRGHECALKNLKRLGAI, from the coding sequence TTGGGCGTAGATAAATCAAATCTTCAGGGGGTTGTTGGGGGATTCTATTTGGATATTGTGAGTGTGGGAACTGCTAATATAGATTTCATCCTAAAAGTTCCATCTTTTGTAGAGCCTGACACTGAAATGAATATTGAACAATTACATATTTCACCAGGAGGATCGGCCCTTAATTTTGCTGTTCACATTAGCAGAAATGGTTTTAGAGCTGGTATAATAGCAATGGTTGGTTCGGACTATTTTGGTAGTATAATCTATGATAGGCTCAAGGATGAGGGTGTTGATGTGGGATGTGTTTCAAGAATCCATGAACGTACCGGGATGACATTCATTAGCGTGGATGAGTCTGGTAGGAGATCCATTTATTCATTTATAGGCGCGAACAAGAAACTTAGAATTGGAAAAAAGGAGATAGATTGTATTTCAAGGGCTGGTTTGATACATCTTGGCGGTACTTACCTTGAAATAGCGTTTCCAACGGCCGAACATGCTAATATTCTCTCTTTTGCACCTGGGGCTCTTTTAGCGGTTTATGGCATGTCCACGTTAAGACCCATACTCAAGAATACCGATGTTCTTTTTCTTAATGAACATGAACTTAAACTTTTAACTGGTGAATCCCATCGAGAGGGTGTTAATCTTTTAATAGATGAGGGTGTTCCTCTGATAGTTGTAACGAAGGGTAGTAAAGGTTCTGAAGTTTATACAGAGAGGGATGTGGTTAGATATAGTGTTAGGGGGGTGAAGGCTTTGGATACTACTGGTGCGGGTGATGCGTTTGCCGCGGGTTTTATTGCATCTTGGATTAAAGGTGAGAGTTTAAATTCATGTCTTAGGAGAGGGCATGAATGTGCTTTGAAAAATCTCAAAAGGTTAGGAGCAATCTAA
- a CDS encoding iron-sulfur cluster carrier protein — protein sequence MTRVITVASGKGGVGKTIIAANLAVALASYGENVVVIDADIAMANLELVLGMEGKPITLSDVLAGEASIEEAIYEGPRGLKVVPAGISLEGLRNVKIERLEEALSYIVENTDILLIDAPAGLEKDAIAAIAAADELLLVTTPEIPSISDTLKTKIIAEKLDINIIGVVVNREQHDKTFLTVEEIETILEVPVIAVVPEDQEVSRSVAFGEPIVVKNPKSPVSNAIMKLTADLTGKEFHPIEPDKKGVIKRLIAGLVGRR from the coding sequence ATGACAAGGGTTATCACAGTTGCTTCTGGTAAAGGAGGGGTTGGGAAGACAATAATCGCAGCCAACCTAGCAGTTGCACTTGCAAGTTATGGTGAAAATGTAGTTGTAATAGATGCAGATATTGCAATGGCTAATTTGGAACTCGTACTTGGAATGGAAGGCAAACCCATCACTTTAAGTGATGTGCTCGCAGGCGAAGCTTCCATAGAAGAAGCCATCTATGAGGGTCCAAGGGGTTTAAAGGTGGTGCCTGCTGGCATATCATTAGAAGGTTTGCGGAACGTGAAAATAGAACGTTTAGAGGAGGCTTTATCTTATATAGTTGAAAATACTGACATATTATTAATTGATGCTCCTGCAGGTCTTGAGAAGGATGCTATAGCAGCGATTGCTGCTGCTGATGAACTTTTACTTGTCACAACCCCTGAAATCCCATCCATAAGCGACACCCTTAAAACAAAGATAATCGCTGAGAAACTGGATATTAATATTATAGGTGTTGTGGTGAATAGGGAGCAACATGATAAGACGTTTTTGACAGTTGAAGAGATCGAAACCATATTGGAAGTCCCTGTGATCGCGGTCGTACCTGAAGATCAAGAGGTTAGTAGGTCAGTTGCATTTGGAGAACCTATAGTGGTGAAGAATCCTAAATCGCCGGTTAGCAATGCTATCATGAAATTAACTGCTGACTTAACAGGTAAGGAGTTCCATCCTATCGAACCTGATAAGAAGGGGGTTATTAAAAGGTTAATAGCAGGTTTGGTTGGGCGTAGATAA
- a CDS encoding regulator protein, with the protein MVEMIERVLKDLGRINGVNGSLVVGKDGLIIESEVPSDIDAELVAAMASAVFGTAERSAEEIKQEPLEQVMIEGSRGKTLMIDAGEGILAVITDVDINLGLIRLEMRRSAERVRDLLT; encoded by the coding sequence ATGGTTGAAATGATTGAGAGAGTACTTAAGGATTTAGGCAGGATTAATGGTGTTAATGGATCGTTGGTCGTTGGAAAGGATGGGCTTATAATAGAGAGTGAAGTTCCATCTGATATAGACGCCGAACTTGTGGCTGCGATGGCATCTGCTGTTTTCGGTACTGCTGAAAGGTCAGCGGAGGAGATAAAGCAGGAGCCACTTGAACAAGTGATGATAGAGGGTAGTAGAGGTAAAACTTTGATGATCGACGCAGGTGAGGGTATACTTGCAGTTATAACAGATGTTGATATAAACCTTGGACTTATAAGATTAGAGATGAGAAGAAGCGCGGAGAGAGTGCGTGACCTGTTAACATAA
- a CDS encoding 2-phosphoglycerate kinase related protein with an additional conserved domain: MRKPYVILIGSASGIGKSTIAAAIASELKIKHLIETDFIREVVRGIIGPDYAPVLHKSSFDAYTVLRDKDRFEDYESLVSAGFEEHAFFVIPAIEKVIRRAIEDADDLIIEGVHLVPGLLDISKFKDDASVHFFILSADEELHKERFVKRAMEVKRGGKHLEYFKENRIIHNHLVSRAKEHDVPVIDNESINCTLKRMLSFIRQYCKVITLRHPVDKLGEVIDIVIRKCGGRIVDVSYYIPGFTEPLKRDVNVYDPREAQRFLDRLQSNPKRKRDLERLYRLSDNIHSHKICAPDKESLDKIIEELDKKGLLYKKEV, translated from the coding sequence TTGAGAAAACCATATGTAATATTGATAGGTAGCGCATCAGGGATAGGTAAATCCACAATAGCCGCTGCTATAGCCAGTGAATTAAAGATAAAACACCTTATAGAAACAGATTTCATCCGAGAGGTTGTGAGGGGGATAATAGGACCCGATTATGCTCCTGTCCTTCATAAATCATCCTTTGACGCTTACACCGTCCTTAGAGATAAAGATAGATTCGAAGACTATGAATCATTGGTAAGCGCAGGGTTTGAAGAACACGCATTCTTTGTCATCCCAGCCATCGAAAAAGTTATCAGAAGAGCCATTGAAGACGCGGATGATCTGATCATTGAAGGCGTACACCTAGTCCCAGGCCTCCTGGACATATCAAAGTTCAAGGATGATGCATCAGTACACTTTTTTATATTATCTGCTGATGAAGAACTCCACAAGGAAAGGTTCGTGAAGAGGGCTATGGAGGTCAAAAGGGGTGGTAAGCATCTTGAATATTTCAAAGAGAACAGGATCATCCATAATCATCTAGTGAGTAGAGCGAAGGAGCATGATGTGCCTGTAATTGACAATGAAAGCATAAACTGTACATTGAAGAGAATGCTCTCTTTTATAAGACAGTACTGTAAAGTGATAACATTAAGACATCCTGTAGATAAGTTAGGTGAAGTGATAGATATAGTGATTAGGAAGTGTGGTGGACGTATAGTAGACGTATCATATTATATCCCAGGATTTACAGAGCCGCTTAAAAGGGATGTGAATGTATATGATCCTAGGGAGGCTCAGAGATTCCTTGACAGGCTTCAAAGCAATCCCAAACGCAAAAGAGACCTTGAAAGACTTTACAGGTTGTCGGATAATATACACTCACATAAGATATGCGCACCAGACAAAGAAAGCCTTGATAAGATAATTGAAGAACTTGACAAAAAAGGATTACTATACAAGAAGGAAGTGTGA
- a CDS encoding nicotinate-nucleotide pyrophosphorylase [carboxylating], which yields MIDMIRKLIKEDMGFEDITTNALIGAGMEAEAEIISRDDGIIAGVEIAEITCDDFNLEFKSYKIDGNMVAEDEIILSMKGDARHILLIERTLLNLMMRMSGIATLTYKMVEKARRCNPNIIIAGTRKTTPGLQWWEKQAIRIGGGDTHRFRLDDCAMIKDNHISLVGDLEEAIRRVKSYISFTKKIEVEVESVEDAILAAGCGVDIILLDNMEPAIIENVIEALEREDLRDDVILEASGGINPDNICDYATTGVDVISMGFITHSTPVLDLTLEISKV from the coding sequence TTGATCGATATGATAAGGAAGTTGATAAAAGAGGATATGGGTTTTGAGGATATAACTACCAATGCGCTTATAGGGGCTGGGATGGAAGCTGAAGCAGAGATAATCTCTAGGGATGATGGTATAATAGCAGGGGTTGAGATCGCAGAGATCACTTGTGATGATTTTAATCTGGAGTTTAAATCATATAAAATAGATGGTAATATGGTAGCAGAGGATGAAATTATACTTTCAATGAAAGGTGATGCACGTCATATCCTTTTAATTGAAAGAACACTGCTCAATCTTATGATGAGGATGAGTGGCATAGCCACTTTAACATATAAAATGGTGGAAAAGGCGAGGAGATGTAACCCTAATATTATAATTGCAGGCACGCGCAAGACAACCCCTGGATTGCAATGGTGGGAAAAACAGGCCATCCGTATTGGTGGTGGGGATACACACCGTTTCAGGCTTGATGACTGTGCGATGATAAAGGATAATCATATTTCTCTTGTTGGAGATCTTGAAGAGGCTATCAGGAGAGTTAAATCTTATATAAGTTTCACAAAGAAGATAGAAGTAGAGGTTGAGAGTGTGGAGGATGCTATTCTCGCTGCAGGCTGTGGTGTGGATATAATACTCCTAGATAATATGGAACCTGCCATTATTGAGAATGTGATTGAAGCACTTGAAAGGGAAGATTTGAGGGATGATGTGATCCTGGAAGCTTCAGGCGGTATAAACCCTGATAATATTTGTGATTATGCGACTACTGGGGTTGATGTGATATCAATGGGTTTTATCACGCATTCAACGCCTGTTTTGGATTTAACTCTTGAAATAAGCAAAGTTTAG
- a CDS encoding ribonuclease Z — protein sequence MIKMELTFLGTSAAIPSKKRNHTSIALKAFGEIFLFDCGEGTQRQMARAKVSPMKIKNIFISHLHGDHILGLPGMIQTLAFRGRTEPLHIFGPPGTKEVLEAAIKLGYFSMNFDIYVHEIGAGKIMEKEDYRITCVETEHTIPNLAYCFEEKKKPRFLRDKAIKLGLKPGPAFGKLHRGVPVRLGDKIIRPEQVLGKPRKGIKITYSGDTRPSKNLVRLAKNSHILIHEATFEAGKEDKALETGHSTASEAAKIAKESNVGSLILTHLSTRYKRSDVIEKAAREIFKDTKVAYDLMSIEVREYASKNDY from the coding sequence GTGATAAAAATGGAATTAACATTCCTCGGAACTTCGGCGGCAATACCCTCCAAAAAAAGAAATCATACTTCAATAGCTTTGAAAGCATTTGGAGAAATATTTCTATTTGACTGTGGAGAAGGGACCCAGCGACAAATGGCAAGGGCGAAGGTAAGTCCAATGAAAATAAAGAATATATTCATCAGTCATTTGCATGGTGACCATATCCTAGGTTTACCCGGGATGATCCAGACACTAGCATTCAGGGGACGGACGGAACCATTACATATATTCGGCCCCCCAGGTACTAAGGAGGTTCTTGAAGCCGCGATAAAACTTGGCTATTTTTCAATGAACTTCGATATCTATGTGCATGAAATAGGCGCGGGTAAAATCATGGAAAAGGAGGATTATAGGATAACTTGCGTTGAGACAGAGCATACCATCCCCAACCTAGCTTATTGTTTCGAGGAAAAGAAAAAACCCAGATTCTTAAGGGATAAGGCTATAAAGTTGGGTTTGAAGCCTGGACCAGCCTTTGGGAAACTTCATAGGGGTGTTCCGGTGCGTTTGGGTGATAAGATCATAAGACCTGAGCAAGTGCTTGGAAAACCGCGTAAAGGTATAAAGATAACATATTCTGGTGACACAAGACCTTCCAAGAACCTTGTAAGATTGGCTAAGAACTCCCATATACTTATCCATGAGGCAACATTCGAAGCAGGTAAAGAAGATAAGGCTTTGGAAACAGGACATTCAACAGCCTCAGAGGCTGCTAAGATCGCTAAAGAATCTAATGTGGGAAGTTTGATACTCACACACCTTAGCACTCGTTATAAACGTTCAGATGTTATTGAAAAGGCGGCTAGGGAAATATTTAAGGATACTAAAGTAGCCTATGACCTCATGTCAATTGAGGTGAGAGAATATGCAAGTAAAAATGATTATTGA
- a CDS encoding dUTP diphosphatase encodes MILGEKELIKLFPEFKDLVQPAGIDMRLDEVFEQASPASLLDDEKKLPKLKRLKPPIYTLKPKKAYLVTVDKKIKVPRGYGMIYLPRSTLLRSFISVHTAFGDPGFQGKLKFLVYNYGNFEYKIKKGERIIQAIVFKVKGSGEYTGSYQEPL; translated from the coding sequence ATGATTTTAGGAGAAAAGGAGCTTATAAAACTTTTCCCAGAATTTAAGGATCTAGTGCAACCAGCAGGTATAGATATGCGCCTCGACGAAGTATTTGAACAAGCTAGCCCAGCCTCGCTTTTAGATGATGAAAAGAAACTACCAAAACTTAAAAGATTGAAACCCCCAATATACACACTAAAACCTAAAAAAGCCTACCTTGTAACTGTGGACAAAAAAATAAAAGTCCCAAGGGGCTATGGGATGATCTACCTCCCCCGTTCAACACTACTCAGATCCTTTATATCAGTACATACTGCATTTGGCGATCCAGGATTCCAGGGCAAATTAAAATTCCTAGTCTACAATTACGGAAACTTCGAATATAAAATAAAAAAAGGGGAAAGAATAATCCAAGCAATAGTATTCAAGGTTAAAGGCTCCGGCGAATACACTGGAAGCTACCAGGAACCACTATAG